A stretch of Ferribacterium limneticum DNA encodes these proteins:
- a CDS encoding polysaccharide deacetylase family protein has product MPTPWKPTFAIKATLAVHAAAAVGCLIVPSLWPWAVGALVINHAIITTAGLLPRTTLLGPNLNRLPDDAVARREVAITIDDGPDPEVTPRVLDLLDVANAKATFFCIGWRARENPALCREIVARGHRVENHGDSHSKAFAFFGPGRMKADIAAAQTTFAGITGQAPRYFRATAGLRNPFLDAVLHKLGLKLASWTRRPYDTRCGDPEIVLERLSRDLGPGDILLLHDGHAARTTDGQPVILTVLPRLLDTLRQHQLNPVTLPDPKL; this is encoded by the coding sequence ATGCCGACGCCCTGGAAACCGACCTTCGCCATCAAAGCCACGCTCGCGGTCCACGCAGCCGCAGCCGTCGGCTGCCTGATCGTGCCGTCGCTCTGGCCGTGGGCGGTCGGCGCTCTGGTCATCAACCACGCCATCATCACCACGGCCGGCCTGCTGCCACGCACGACCCTGCTCGGCCCCAACCTCAACCGCCTGCCGGACGACGCCGTCGCCCGCCGCGAAGTCGCCATCACCATCGATGACGGCCCCGACCCGGAAGTCACGCCTCGCGTCCTTGATCTGCTCGATGTCGCCAACGCCAAGGCCACCTTTTTCTGCATCGGCTGGCGCGCCCGCGAAAACCCGGCGCTGTGCCGCGAAATCGTCGCCCGCGGCCATCGCGTCGAGAACCATGGCGACAGCCATTCCAAGGCCTTCGCCTTCTTCGGCCCCGGCCGCATGAAGGCCGATATCGCCGCGGCGCAAACTACCTTCGCCGGGATCACCGGCCAGGCGCCACGCTACTTCCGCGCCACGGCCGGCCTGCGCAATCCCTTCCTCGACGCCGTGCTGCACAAGCTCGGCCTCAAGCTGGCCAGCTGGACACGCCGCCCCTACGACACCCGCTGCGGTGACCCGGAAATTGTTCTCGAGCGCCTGAGCCGCGACCTCGGCCCCGGCGATATCCTGCTGCTGCACGACGGCCATGCCGCCCGTACTACCGACGGCCAGCCGGTTATCCTCACTGTTTTGCCGCGCCTGCTGGACACGCTGCGCCAACATCAACTCAACCCCGTCACGCTGCCCGATCCCAAGCTATGA
- a CDS encoding SAM-dependent methyltransferase produces the protein MTKRFLRTLLDEASRPFIGGGHFAYHYSRGKLSSDSIFREILKRGLLPAEGRYLDLGCGQGSLFSWLLAARKLYDAGNWPKGWPAAPKALSLRGIELMQKDVDRAAKAFGADHPILRIEQGDMTKADFGQADVITILDALHYFDHAHQKDVIKRIRAALPPGGLFLTRVGDASAGLPYHLCNWVDHAVTFVRGHRLPRLYCRPLTEWIALLESLGFSVETDPMNEGKPFANVMLVCRVPANLPV, from the coding sequence ATGACCAAGCGTTTCCTGCGCACCCTGCTCGACGAAGCCAGCCGCCCGTTCATCGGTGGCGGCCATTTCGCCTATCACTACTCACGCGGCAAACTGTCCTCCGACAGCATCTTCCGCGAGATCCTCAAGCGCGGCCTGTTGCCGGCCGAAGGCCGTTACCTCGACCTCGGCTGCGGTCAGGGCAGTCTGTTTTCGTGGCTGCTCGCCGCCCGCAAACTGTACGACGCCGGTAACTGGCCGAAGGGCTGGCCGGCCGCTCCCAAGGCGCTGAGCCTGCGCGGCATCGAACTCATGCAGAAGGACGTTGACCGTGCTGCCAAGGCTTTCGGCGCCGACCACCCGATCCTGCGCATAGAGCAGGGCGACATGACCAAGGCCGATTTCGGCCAGGCCGACGTCATCACCATCCTCGACGCCCTGCATTACTTCGATCACGCTCACCAGAAGGACGTGATCAAGCGCATCCGTGCCGCGCTGCCACCCGGTGGCCTGTTCCTGACCCGCGTCGGCGACGCCTCGGCCGGGCTGCCCTACCACCTGTGCAACTGGGTCGACCACGCTGTGACCTTCGTCCGCGGCCACCGCCTGCCGCGCCTCTATTGCCGGCCGCTGACCGAGTGGATCGCGCTGCTCGAAAGCCTCGGTTTCTCAGTCGAAACCGACCCGATGAACGAAGGCAAGCCGTTCGCCAACGTGATGCTGGTCTGCCGGGTTCCGGCCAATCTGCCCGTCTGA
- a CDS encoding DUF1615 domain-containing protein produces the protein MRSSRFSLLTAVLLATLAGCSVFEESEEEGGTLPPDMSRRADGKTATAWPTSLPEAEVKKRITQLIPTSAKDRAGWATDLHTAFKTLEVPHATQTYCAAIAIIEQESSFQADPVVPGLPNIVRRELEARAGRYGVPSLLVTAALSKNSPDGKSYNERIDALKTEKQLNALFEDMIGELPFGRQLFADYNPVRTGGPMQVSVEFATQHVKERSYPYPIEKKLRHEVFTRRGGLYFGSAILLDYEVPYDQIVYRFADFNAGRYSSRNAAFQLALGKVTGKPLTPDGDLLRYEDGKPASMPSSVEEAAIGIAAKLDMSRPQIRRDLLLEKTMAFGRSPLFNRVFELAEKQGKPMARQAMPQIDLKSPKITRKLTTEWFARRVEGRYKTCLTRSSGK, from the coding sequence ATGCGTTCAAGCCGCTTCTCCCTCCTGACTGCCGTGCTGCTGGCCACTCTGGCCGGTTGCTCGGTATTCGAGGAAAGCGAGGAGGAGGGCGGCACACTGCCCCCCGACATGTCGCGTCGGGCCGATGGAAAAACGGCCACCGCCTGGCCGACCTCGCTGCCCGAAGCCGAAGTCAAGAAACGCATCACCCAGCTGATTCCGACCTCAGCCAAGGACCGCGCCGGATGGGCGACCGACCTGCATACCGCCTTCAAGACGCTGGAGGTACCGCACGCGACGCAAACCTACTGCGCCGCCATCGCCATCATCGAGCAGGAATCGAGCTTCCAGGCCGACCCGGTAGTGCCCGGCCTGCCCAACATTGTCCGCCGCGAACTTGAAGCTCGGGCCGGGCGCTATGGCGTACCGTCGCTGCTCGTCACCGCCGCCCTGAGCAAGAATTCTCCGGACGGCAAGAGCTACAACGAGCGCATCGACGCGCTGAAAACCGAAAAACAGCTCAACGCCCTGTTCGAAGACATGATCGGCGAGCTGCCTTTCGGCCGCCAGCTGTTCGCCGACTACAATCCCGTCCGCACCGGCGGCCCGATGCAGGTCAGCGTCGAGTTCGCCACGCAGCACGTCAAGGAACGCAGCTACCCGTACCCGATCGAGAAAAAGCTACGCCACGAGGTGTTCACCCGGCGCGGCGGCCTCTATTTCGGCAGCGCCATCCTGCTCGACTACGAAGTGCCCTACGACCAGATCGTCTATCGCTTCGCCGATTTCAACGCCGGCCGCTACAGCAGCCGCAACGCCGCCTTCCAGTTGGCGCTCGGCAAGGTCACCGGCAAGCCGCTGACGCCGGATGGCGACCTGCTCCGCTACGAAGATGGCAAACCGGCCTCAATGCCAAGCAGCGTCGAAGAAGCCGCCATCGGCATTGCCGCCAAACTCGACATGAGCCGGCCACAAATCCGCCGCGACCTGCTACTGGAAAAAACCATGGCCTTCGGCCGCAGCCCGCTGTTCAACCGGGTCTTCGAACTGGCTGAAAAGCAGGGCAAACCGATGGCCCGCCAGGCCATGCCACAAATCGACCTGAAAAGTCCAAAGATCACCCGCAAGCTGACCACAGAATGGTTCGCCAGACGGGTCGAAGGCCGCTACAAGACTTGTCTGACGCGGAGCAGCGGCAAGTAG
- a CDS encoding alpha/beta fold hydrolase: MRKLQKNWLGFALWFFVPLAYGQTEPKVVDIPTRPSITQRLLVFSPPSPKAAVILFAGGHGGLQIAADGSFGWGKGNFLIRSRQLFVDQGLLTVLIDAPSDRHSPPFLAGYRQGPEHAADVQAVIAWVRQQSGWPVWLVGTSRGTQSIAAVATRMSRADGPDGLVLAATILTDPKAPSVTAMALDKLSIPVLVAHHELDGCSHCAFSEMPSLMQKLDGLPRKQLLSFRDGISRGDPCEVMAYHGFNGIEREVVGQIAGWMLGR; encoded by the coding sequence ATGCGCAAATTACAAAAAAATTGGCTTGGTTTCGCGTTGTGGTTCTTCGTTCCATTAGCTTATGGCCAAACAGAACCGAAGGTCGTAGACATCCCCACTCGCCCAAGCATCACCCAACGTCTGCTGGTTTTCTCCCCACCCTCGCCCAAAGCGGCGGTGATCCTGTTCGCGGGTGGACATGGTGGGTTGCAGATTGCTGCCGATGGCTCTTTCGGCTGGGGCAAGGGGAATTTCCTGATTCGCAGCCGGCAGTTGTTTGTCGATCAGGGCCTGCTGACGGTGCTCATCGATGCACCCTCGGACCGGCATTCCCCGCCTTTCCTCGCCGGTTACCGACAAGGACCGGAACATGCGGCGGATGTGCAGGCGGTGATTGCCTGGGTGCGTCAGCAATCGGGCTGGCCGGTGTGGCTGGTCGGGACGAGTCGGGGCACGCAGTCGATTGCCGCGGTGGCGACCCGCATGAGCCGGGCCGACGGGCCGGATGGACTGGTATTGGCGGCCACCATCCTGACTGATCCGAAGGCGCCTTCGGTGACTGCCATGGCGCTGGACAAGCTGAGCATTCCGGTGCTGGTGGCGCACCACGAACTGGATGGCTGCAGCCATTGTGCCTTCAGCGAGATGCCGAGCCTAATGCAGAAGCTTGATGGCCTGCCGCGCAAGCAGTTGCTGTCGTTCCGCGATGGCATCAGCCGGGGCGATCCGTGCGAGGTGATGGCCTATCACGGCTTCAACGGCATCGAGCGCGAGGTGGTGGGGCAGATCGCCGGCTGGATGTTGGGCCGCTGA
- a CDS encoding beta-ketoacyl-[acyl-carrier-protein] synthase family protein produces the protein MTPLLLSAYTATTCLGRGLDATREALLSGRSGLVPCAFETVQLDTWMGEVAAVDAEKLPESLANYDCRNNRLTQMGLETDGFADRVREAIARFGKTRVGVFLGTSTAGILQTELAYRRRAPETGALPDDFHYRTTHNSFSLAEFTRDYFALEGMAMAISTACSSSAKVFAAAARQLELGTIDAAIVGGVDTLCLTTLYGFASLQLTSAQPCRPYDAARNGISVGEGAAFALLERCDQPAAGSVLLLGTGESSDAYHMSSPHPEGLGAQMAMEAALRSAGLTASDIDYINLHGTSTPANDAAEGKAVSALFGNSVPCSSTKGATGHTLGAAGAVEAIICALTLTDGFLPGSPGTEHLDPSIPVDYLLKTRDGKVSRALTNSFGFGGSNCSLVLGVAQ, from the coding sequence GTGACCCCGCTGCTGCTTTCCGCCTACACCGCCACTACCTGCCTCGGGCGCGGGCTTGATGCCACGCGCGAAGCCTTGCTTAGCGGGCGGAGCGGGTTGGTGCCGTGTGCTTTCGAGACGGTACAGCTGGATACCTGGATGGGCGAGGTGGCCGCGGTTGATGCGGAAAAGCTACCGGAGTCGCTGGCTAACTACGATTGCCGCAACAACCGGCTGACGCAGATGGGCCTCGAAACGGACGGGTTTGCCGACCGTGTGCGGGAGGCGATTGCCCGTTTTGGCAAGACACGGGTCGGCGTTTTCCTCGGCACAAGTACGGCCGGCATTTTGCAGACCGAGCTGGCCTATCGCCGGCGCGCCCCTGAAACCGGTGCGCTGCCTGACGATTTCCACTACCGCACGACACACAATTCCTTCTCGCTGGCCGAGTTCACCCGCGACTATTTCGCGCTGGAAGGCATGGCCATGGCGATTTCGACGGCCTGTTCTTCCAGCGCCAAGGTCTTCGCCGCCGCCGCCCGCCAGCTTGAGCTCGGGACCATCGATGCAGCCATCGTCGGCGGCGTCGATACCCTGTGCCTGACCACGCTGTACGGCTTCGCCTCGCTGCAACTGACCTCGGCCCAGCCCTGCCGCCCCTACGATGCGGCGCGCAACGGAATTTCGGTCGGCGAAGGCGCTGCCTTTGCGCTGCTCGAACGTTGCGACCAACCGGCCGCCGGCTCAGTGCTACTGCTCGGCACCGGCGAATCGAGCGACGCTTACCACATGTCCTCGCCGCACCCGGAAGGCCTGGGTGCCCAAATGGCCATGGAAGCGGCGCTGCGCTCGGCCGGGCTAACCGCCAGCGACATCGATTACATCAACCTGCACGGCACCTCGACGCCGGCCAATGACGCTGCAGAAGGCAAGGCCGTCAGTGCCCTGTTCGGCAACTCCGTTCCGTGCAGTTCAACCAAAGGCGCCACCGGCCACACGCTGGGCGCCGCCGGTGCCGTCGAGGCCATCATTTGCGCCCTGACGCTGACTGACGGTTTCCTGCCCGGCAGCCCGGGCACCGAGCATCTAGACCCAAGCATCCCGGTCGATTACCTGTTGAAAACCCGTGACGGAAAAGTCAGTCGTGCGCTGACCAATTCCTTCGGTTTCGGCGGCAGCAATTGCAGCCTGGTTCTGGGAGTCGCCCAATGA
- a CDS encoding beta-ketoacyl synthase chain length factor, translating to MSRPLTAWIEGIGFLAPGLPDWPTARAVLRGEQAYESAPSVLPAPSILPPAERRRASRVVKLALAVGLEAAAHAGADVAMLATVFSASGADGHNCHALCEQLATDDRQISPTRFHNSVHNAAAGYWGIATGAMAPCQVLCAYDGSFGAGLIDALGQVALDHQTTLLIAYDSEYPEPLFAKRPVPDVAGVGLLLTPERSERSLASIKLTLSADAAETLADDALETLRVSIPALRALPLLQKLARGEAGEVCLDYLPPMQLKVEIGSC from the coding sequence ATGAGCCGCCCGCTGACCGCCTGGATCGAAGGCATCGGTTTCCTGGCTCCCGGCCTGCCGGACTGGCCAACGGCCCGCGCCGTGCTGCGCGGCGAGCAGGCCTACGAAAGCGCGCCGTCCGTCCTGCCGGCCCCAAGCATCCTGCCACCGGCCGAACGGCGTCGGGCCAGCCGCGTCGTCAAGCTTGCGCTGGCCGTCGGCCTCGAAGCCGCCGCCCATGCCGGGGCCGATGTCGCGATGCTGGCCACCGTCTTTTCCGCCTCGGGTGCCGACGGCCATAACTGCCACGCGCTGTGCGAGCAACTGGCCACCGACGACCGCCAGATTTCACCAACCCGCTTTCACAATTCGGTCCATAACGCTGCCGCTGGTTACTGGGGCATCGCCACTGGCGCGATGGCACCTTGCCAGGTTCTCTGCGCCTACGACGGTAGCTTTGGCGCCGGCCTGATCGATGCGCTGGGGCAGGTCGCGCTCGACCACCAGACGACGCTGTTAATCGCCTACGACAGCGAATATCCCGAGCCGCTGTTCGCCAAGCGTCCGGTGCCAGACGTGGCCGGTGTTGGGCTGCTGCTAACACCAGAACGCAGTGAGCGCTCGCTTGCATCGATCAAGCTCACGTTATCTGCCGATGCCGCCGAAACGTTGGCCGACGATGCACTCGAAACATTGCGCGTCTCGATTCCGGCCTTGCGGGCGCTGCCCTTGCTGCAGAAACTGGCACGCGGTGAAGCCGGCGAGGTCTGTCTCGACTACTTGCCACCGATGCAGTTGAAGGTCGAAATCGGATCGTGCTAG
- a CDS encoding hotdog family protein codes for MLDRAWIAAHIPHQGSMCLLDTVSEWSENSIACRTSSHTDPANPLRAEGRLGAANGIEYAAQAMAIHGALLASSDDQPRQGYLTSVRSVTLHTARLDDLPGELLVRAERLSGDANNILYQFSVSHADRCLLEGRAAVVLDASTLSKEQP; via the coding sequence GTGCTAGACCGCGCCTGGATCGCCGCCCACATCCCGCACCAGGGCAGCATGTGCCTGCTCGATACAGTGAGCGAATGGTCGGAAAACAGCATTGCCTGCCGGACAAGCAGCCACACCGACCCGGCCAACCCGCTGCGCGCCGAGGGCCGCCTCGGTGCCGCCAACGGCATCGAATACGCCGCGCAGGCCATGGCCATCCACGGTGCCTTGCTCGCCAGTAGCGATGACCAGCCCCGCCAGGGCTACCTGACCAGTGTGCGCAGCGTGACCCTGCACACCGCCCGCCTTGATGACCTGCCAGGCGAATTGCTCGTCCGCGCCGAGCGCCTGTCCGGCGACGCCAACAACATCCTCTACCAGTTTTCCGTCAGCCACGCCGACCGTTGCCTGCTTGAAGGCCGCGCCGCCGTGGTTCTCGATGCCAGCACCCTGAGCAAGGAACAGCCATGA
- the fabG gene encoding 3-oxoacyl-ACP reductase FabG: MKRALVTGGSGGIGAAICRRLAADGHHVIVHANRSLDKAEAVVAAIREAGGSAEAVAFDVTDRAATVATLEKLLEAGAIQILVNNAGIHADAVFPGMSAEQWHSVLDVSLNGFFNVTQPLTMPMIRTRWGRIVNISSIAGITGNRGQVNYSAAKGALHAASKSLALELASRGITVNAVAPGIIATDMIEGAFDAEAIKSLVPMKRAGKPEEVADLVAFLASDSAAYISGQVISINGGMI, encoded by the coding sequence ATGAAACGCGCCCTCGTCACCGGCGGCAGCGGCGGCATCGGTGCCGCCATTTGCCGGCGCCTCGCGGCCGACGGTCATCACGTGATCGTCCACGCCAACCGGAGTCTGGACAAGGCCGAGGCCGTCGTCGCCGCCATCCGGGAAGCCGGCGGCAGCGCCGAAGCCGTGGCCTTCGACGTCACCGACCGCGCCGCAACGGTCGCCACGCTGGAAAAACTGCTCGAAGCCGGGGCCATCCAGATCCTGGTCAATAACGCCGGCATCCACGCCGATGCCGTCTTCCCCGGCATGAGCGCCGAGCAGTGGCATTCGGTGCTCGACGTCTCGCTGAACGGGTTTTTCAACGTCACCCAGCCATTGACCATGCCGATGATCCGCACGCGCTGGGGCCGCATCGTCAATATTTCGTCGATTGCCGGCATCACCGGCAACCGCGGCCAGGTCAATTATTCGGCCGCCAAGGGGGCGTTGCACGCCGCCAGCAAGTCGCTGGCGCTGGAGCTGGCCAGCCGCGGCATCACGGTCAATGCCGTGGCACCGGGCATCATCGCCACCGACATGATCGAAGGCGCCTTTGATGCCGAGGCGATCAAGAGCCTGGTGCCGATGAAGCGCGCCGGCAAGCCGGAAGAGGTGGCTGATCTCGTCGCCTTCCTCGCCTCGGACAGCGCTGCCTACATTTCCGGACAGGTCATCTCGATCAATGGCGGGATGATCTAG
- a CDS encoding DUF4124 domain-containing protein: MNLLIKLASLALLCQLAVEAGADTYKCTQAGKTVISDTPCAAGASKVDQSTDKISRSQKLQAEVINQRNRVQLSELEYKAARDKNIRGGVAILPGEPDTQPSPRRAYR; the protein is encoded by the coding sequence GTGAATCTATTGATCAAACTGGCCTCGCTAGCGCTGCTTTGCCAGCTCGCCGTCGAGGCCGGCGCCGACACCTATAAATGCACTCAGGCCGGGAAAACTGTAATTTCCGATACACCCTGCGCCGCCGGGGCGAGCAAGGTTGATCAAAGTACAGACAAAATCAGTCGCAGCCAGAAACTTCAGGCCGAAGTGATCAATCAGCGCAATCGGGTGCAATTGTCAGAACTTGAATACAAGGCGGCACGAGACAAAAATATCCGCGGCGGCGTTGCCATTCTCCCCGGCGAACCCGACACCCAGCCCTCACCCAGACGAGCTTATCGCTGA
- a CDS encoding DnaJ domain-containing protein has protein sequence MSNTLYDLLEVSQTASQSAISESYKRLYAGCAEQSAGGDEDATNRLIALREAFNTLSRPEKRKAYDLKLEARSSAPATESPSSFPFFKLLLLAIVLGTCGVSYSKYQSVQEQARLEREKTAAATRMAELEAQKAREEKMDAEQAESRRRRDEAFERANREREYSYGKQVSRDIQRAETAVNREKEREKEREERQRQYDAERQLAKEKATLRRLEAENSRYPRY, from the coding sequence ATGTCGAACACGCTTTACGACCTGCTTGAAGTCAGCCAGACGGCCAGCCAGAGCGCCATTTCGGAAAGCTATAAAAGGCTCTACGCAGGCTGCGCCGAACAAAGCGCCGGCGGGGACGAAGACGCGACCAATCGACTAATTGCCTTGCGTGAAGCATTCAACACGCTTTCCCGCCCGGAAAAGAGAAAAGCCTACGACCTCAAACTGGAAGCCAGATCGTCAGCTCCCGCCACAGAAAGTCCGTCGTCCTTCCCGTTTTTCAAGCTGCTGCTACTTGCCATCGTCCTCGGCACATGCGGCGTAAGCTACTCAAAATACCAATCTGTCCAGGAACAGGCCCGCCTGGAGAGGGAAAAAACGGCTGCAGCGACCCGAATGGCCGAACTGGAAGCCCAAAAGGCCCGTGAAGAAAAAATGGATGCCGAGCAGGCTGAATCCCGGCGACGCCGAGACGAAGCCTTCGAGCGGGCCAATCGGGAGCGCGAATACAGTTACGGAAAACAGGTTTCCCGGGATATCCAGCGCGCTGAAACAGCCGTTAACAGGGAAAAGGAAAGGGAAAAAGAAAGAGAAGAGCGCCAGCGCCAATACGACGCCGAACGCCAATTGGCCAAGGAAAAGGCAACGCTGCGCAGGCTTGAGGCAGAAAATTCACGCTACCCGCGTTACTGA
- a CDS encoding carboxypeptidase-like regulatory domain-containing protein has product MKNRLKLGLLLCASLGISACATLAGDPVDRADRKANALAPRAPKTVFDEALAKAALKPGNVEIKSVLVSCYGRGIGCIQGSVPVAGASVYLYPYTPYLEEYLAMQKKLTADIKRHRDYSSVKIVVSPKLAEYRRTARSDEFGRYSFKDVKPGKYYIASARVTGFRTVVKHYYDEFGYDHPRQEQEPADLEFESIVDITQTSGVHKFESRVEIVR; this is encoded by the coding sequence ATGAAAAACCGACTCAAATTAGGCTTGTTGCTATGTGCATCGCTGGGAATTTCAGCCTGTGCCACCTTGGCTGGTGATCCGGTCGACCGTGCCGACAGAAAGGCCAACGCCCTGGCTCCCCGCGCGCCCAAGACCGTTTTCGATGAGGCGCTGGCCAAAGCAGCCCTGAAGCCGGGCAATGTTGAAATCAAATCGGTCCTGGTCAGTTGCTATGGACGGGGAATAGGCTGCATTCAAGGCAGTGTTCCCGTCGCGGGAGCCAGTGTCTATCTGTATCCCTATACGCCTTACCTGGAAGAATATCTGGCCATGCAAAAGAAGCTGACTGCCGATATCAAGAGGCACCGGGATTACTCGTCCGTCAAAATCGTCGTTAGCCCCAAGCTCGCCGAGTACCGGCGAACGGCCAGGAGCGATGAGTTCGGCCGCTACAGCTTCAAGGATGTGAAACCCGGCAAATACTATATCGCCAGCGCCCGGGTGACCGGCTTCAGAACGGTGGTCAAGCACTATTACGATGAGTTTGGCTACGACCACCCTCGCCAGGAGCAAGAGCCGGCCGACCTCGAATTTGAAAGCATCGTGGATATCACCCAGACCTCCGGTGTTCACAAATTCGAATCCAGGGTCGAGATAGTCCGGTAA
- a CDS encoding thioredoxin family protein, with translation MAYVANYAAEAPERALVDAMPGDVLLEFGANWCGHCQGAQPAIAAALRAHPALPHLKIEDGPGRRLGRSFRIKLWPTLILLRDGQEVGRVVRPNSEQEVGELLAG, from the coding sequence ATGGCCTATGTTGCAAATTACGCTGCCGAAGCGCCCGAGCGGGCATTGGTCGATGCCATGCCCGGCGATGTCCTGCTTGAGTTCGGTGCGAACTGGTGCGGCCATTGCCAAGGCGCCCAGCCAGCCATTGCGGCGGCCCTGCGGGCGCATCCCGCCTTGCCCCATCTGAAAATCGAAGATGGTCCCGGGCGTCGGCTCGGGCGCAGTTTTCGCATCAAGCTATGGCCGACGCTGATCCTGCTGCGCGACGGTCAGGAAGTCGGTCGCGTTGTTCGACCAAACAGCGAGCAGGAAGTCGGTGAACTGCTCGCCGGCTGA
- a CDS encoding cation:proton antiporter has product MNTTEIFLIAMTIIFTVPWLIWRLGRTDYYAPLVVVQIITGILLGPGILGRVFPEYYQFVFNPAVVQSLNGIAWWAVMLFVMIAGVELDLKKAWAHRRESGITAGLALGTPLLFGCAAAGLMLTVDGWMGPKALTWQFVVGVGMACAVTALPILILLMEKLEVLRQPIGQRILRYASLDDIAIWGVLALILMDWERIGRQATFLVAFAIAAWLFHKLMVRLLERDRWYVALIWLAAVSFGADWAGLHFMVGAFLAGASMEADWFDQEKMDLLRHHVLLVIMPVFFLSTGLRTNWDVGGAAVFLAAGLLLVASVSGKLIGVQAAGKILKWQPGEASIIGWLLQTKALIMIIFANILLDKQIITSETFTALLLMAVVSTMLTVPLVAPKLARLKELISRSA; this is encoded by the coding sequence ATGAACACGACCGAAATTTTCCTGATCGCGATGACGATCATCTTCACGGTGCCCTGGCTGATCTGGCGGCTCGGCAGGACCGACTATTACGCACCGCTGGTCGTCGTCCAGATCATCACCGGCATCCTGCTCGGGCCGGGCATCCTTGGCCGAGTGTTCCCCGAGTACTACCAGTTCGTCTTCAACCCGGCCGTCGTTCAGTCGCTGAACGGCATCGCCTGGTGGGCGGTGATGCTGTTCGTGATGATTGCCGGCGTCGAACTCGACCTCAAAAAAGCCTGGGCGCATCGCCGGGAGAGCGGCATCACCGCCGGCCTGGCGCTCGGTACGCCATTGCTCTTTGGCTGCGCCGCCGCCGGGCTGATGCTGACGGTTGACGGCTGGATGGGGCCGAAGGCACTGACCTGGCAGTTTGTCGTTGGCGTCGGCATGGCCTGCGCGGTGACCGCCCTGCCTATTCTCATTTTGCTGATGGAAAAGCTGGAGGTGCTGCGCCAGCCGATCGGCCAGCGCATCCTGCGCTACGCCAGCCTCGACGACATCGCCATCTGGGGCGTGCTGGCCCTGATCCTGATGGATTGGGAACGCATCGGCCGCCAGGCTACTTTCCTCGTTGCCTTTGCCATCGCCGCCTGGCTCTTCCACAAACTGATGGTTCGGCTGCTCGAGCGCGACCGCTGGTACGTGGCACTGATCTGGCTGGCTGCGGTGTCCTTCGGCGCCGACTGGGCCGGGCTGCATTTCATGGTCGGCGCCTTCCTCGCCGGGGCAAGCATGGAGGCTGACTGGTTCGATCAGGAAAAGATGGACCTGCTGCGCCACCATGTACTGCTCGTCATCATGCCGGTTTTCTTCCTGTCCACCGGCCTGCGCACCAACTGGGATGTCGGTGGCGCTGCGGTATTCCTTGCCGCCGGCCTGCTGCTGGTCGCCTCGGTCAGCGGCAAGCTGATCGGCGTTCAGGCGGCCGGCAAAATCCTCAAATGGCAGCCCGGCGAAGCCAGCATCATCGGCTGGCTGTTGCAGACCAAGGCGCTGATCATGATCATTTTTGCCAACATCCTGCTCGACAAGCAGATCATCACCAGCGAAACCTTCACCGCCCTGCTGCTGATGGCGGTGGTCAGCACCATGCTGACGGTACCCTTGGTTGCCCCGAAACTGGCGCGGCTGAAAGAACTGATCTCGCGTTCCGCCTGA